Proteins co-encoded in one Mycobacterium mantenii genomic window:
- a CDS encoding TetR/AcrR family transcriptional regulator — MARTPDTERRRQLLDALIAEFATGGIGDRSLREVAAAVGTSHRMLLHHFGSREDLLVAIVEEVERRQMGLLAELPADPAGSFAAMWADLRRPELRESERLFFECYARAVQGEKPFARMVPGAVTGWLAEVDAIAEGPVEPALARLGLAVARGLLLDLVATDDDAGVDAAAQAFAELLRRQR, encoded by the coding sequence ATGGCACGCACTCCTGACACCGAGCGTCGCCGGCAACTGCTCGATGCGCTCATCGCCGAGTTCGCCACCGGCGGCATCGGCGACCGGTCGCTGCGCGAAGTGGCCGCCGCGGTCGGCACCAGCCACCGGATGCTGTTGCACCACTTCGGCTCTCGAGAAGATCTGCTCGTGGCGATCGTTGAGGAGGTCGAGCGCCGACAGATGGGGCTGCTGGCCGAATTGCCGGCCGATCCGGCCGGCAGCTTCGCGGCGATGTGGGCCGACCTTCGTCGACCCGAATTGCGCGAATCCGAGCGGCTGTTCTTCGAGTGCTACGCCCGCGCCGTCCAGGGCGAAAAGCCTTTTGCCCGAATGGTTCCCGGCGCCGTCACCGGCTGGTTGGCCGAAGTCGACGCGATCGCCGAGGGACCGGTCGAACCCGCCCTGGCGCGACTGGGACTGGCCGTCGCCCGCGGCCTGCTGCTGGATCTGGTGGCCACCGACGACGACGCCGGTGTGGACGCCGCCGCGCAGGCCTTCGCCGAACTCCTCAGGCGTCAGCGATGA
- the nrdF gene encoding class 1b ribonucleoside-diphosphate reductase subunit beta yields the protein MTDNMKLIDRVSAINWNRLQDEKDAEVWDRLTGNFWLPEKVPVSNDLPSWATLTPGEKQLTMRVFTGLTLLDTIQGTVGAVSLIPDALTPHEEAVYTNIAFMESVHARSYSNIFSTLCSTAEIDDAFRWSEENPNLQRKAEIVMQYYKGDEPLKRKVASTLLESFLFYSGFYLPMYWSSRAKLTNTADMIRLIIRDEAVHGYYIGYKYQRGLALVDDARKQELKDYTYELLFELYDNEVEYTQDLYDEVGLTEDVKKFLRYNANKALMNLGYEALFPRDETDVNPAILSALSPNADENHDFFSGSGSSYVIGKAVITEDEDWDF from the coding sequence GTGACCGACAACATGAAGCTGATCGACCGCGTCTCGGCGATCAACTGGAACCGGCTGCAAGACGAAAAAGACGCCGAGGTGTGGGACCGGCTGACCGGCAACTTCTGGCTGCCCGAGAAGGTGCCGGTGTCCAACGACCTCCCGTCGTGGGCAACCCTGACGCCCGGGGAGAAGCAGCTGACCATGCGGGTGTTCACCGGCCTGACGCTGCTGGACACCATCCAGGGCACGGTCGGCGCGGTCAGCCTGATCCCCGACGCGCTGACGCCGCACGAGGAAGCGGTTTACACCAACATCGCCTTCATGGAGTCGGTGCACGCGCGCAGCTACAGCAACATCTTCTCCACGCTGTGTTCGACGGCCGAGATCGACGACGCCTTCCGCTGGTCGGAGGAGAACCCCAACCTGCAGCGCAAGGCCGAGATCGTCATGCAGTACTACAAGGGCGACGAGCCGCTCAAGCGCAAAGTGGCCTCCACGCTGCTGGAAAGCTTCCTGTTCTACTCCGGCTTCTACCTGCCGATGTACTGGTCGAGCCGGGCCAAGCTGACCAACACCGCGGACATGATCCGGCTGATCATCCGCGACGAGGCCGTGCACGGTTACTACATCGGCTACAAATACCAGCGCGGCCTGGCCCTCGTCGACGACGCACGCAAGCAGGAGCTCAAGGACTACACCTACGAGCTGCTCTTCGAGCTTTACGACAACGAGGTGGAGTACACCCAGGACCTCTACGACGAGGTCGGGCTGACCGAAGACGTCAAGAAGTTTCTGCGCTACAACGCCAACAAGGCGCTGATGAACCTCGGCTACGAGGCGCTGTTCCCACGCGACGAGACCGACGTCAACCCGGCCATCCTGTCCGCGCTGTCACCCAACGCCGACGAGAACCACGACTTCTTCTCCGGCTCGGGGTCGTCGTACGTGATCGGCAAGGCCGTAATCACCGAAGACGAGGACTGGGACTTCTGA
- a CDS encoding helix-turn-helix transcriptional regulator, which yields MPDTGVRRLATVDEFCEYAGLTRGQAAQMRYMGSGPEFVKVTGRQVRYRWSDVEKWVESRTRSRTDDPTVRGQQRADEPRGAAAS from the coding sequence ATGCCCGACACCGGTGTCCGCCGACTGGCGACAGTGGATGAGTTCTGCGAGTACGCGGGCCTAACCCGAGGTCAAGCGGCGCAAATGCGCTACATGGGCTCTGGACCGGAGTTTGTGAAGGTCACCGGCCGCCAGGTCCGCTACCGATGGAGTGACGTCGAGAAGTGGGTCGAGTCGCGGACCCGTAGCCGCACCGACGATCCAACCGTCCGGGGCCAGCAGCGCGCCGACGAGCCCCGCGGAGCTGCCGCCAGCTAA